From a region of the Sulfurihydrogenibium sp. genome:
- the upp gene encoding uracil phosphoribosyltransferase → MVPILRAGLPMLNGCLEVLPEAKAGFLAIKRDEETLKSTLFYERLPNLNGKTVIIVDPMVATGGSLEYAISVIKKHSPEKIISLNIVASPEGIGNVSKFEDVLFYIGQIDKGLNDKGYIIPGIGDAGDRAFNT, encoded by the coding sequence ATTGTACCGATATTAAGAGCCGGTTTGCCGATGTTGAATGGATGCTTAGAAGTTTTACCGGAGGCAAAAGCCGGATTTTTAGCAATAAAAAGAGATGAAGAAACATTAAAAAGCACATTATTTTACGAAAGACTTCCTAATTTAAACGGTAAAACTGTGATAATAGTCGACCCAATGGTTGCAACAGGTGGTTCCTTAGAGTACGCAATAAGTGTGATTAAAAAACATAGTCCGGAGAAAATTATTTCATTAAATATAGTTGCATCTCCGGAAGGAATCGGAAATGTAAGTAAATTTGAAGATGTTTTATTTTACATAGGTCAGATTGATAAAGGATTAAACGACAAAGGTTATATAATCCCTGGTATTGGCGATGCTGGAGATAGGGCTTTTAATACATGA